One genomic region from Prevotella sp. Rep29 encodes:
- a CDS encoding cytochrome d ubiquinol oxidase subunit II, with protein sequence MTYEFLQQYWWFLVSLLGALLVFLMFVQGANSCLRSLGWTEEGKRLVVNSTGRKWEFTFTTLVTFGGAFFASFPLFYSTSFGGAYWLWMIILFSFVLQAVSYEFQNKLGNLLGPKTFQFFLVLNGILGPLLLGGAVATFFEGSNFIVAKDNMIDATAITPIISRWANASHGLDALLNPWVLVFGVAVVFLARVLGILYVMNNVNDEDIRSRGSARLIGVATPFVILFVAYLIHLLEKDGYAYDPATGVIFMEPSKYLHNFLDMWYLTIVLLVGVVLVLFGIGKTVFSKNYYKGIWPAGIGTVLVVLVLLLCAGWNNTAYYPSTADLQSSLTIQNSCSSEFTLRTMAIVSLFIPFVLAYIIYAWRSIDKKKLDKKEIEEGEAY encoded by the coding sequence ATGACTTACGAATTTTTGCAACAATATTGGTGGTTCCTCGTTTCGCTTCTTGGAGCCCTGCTCGTCTTCCTGATGTTCGTTCAGGGAGCAAACTCTTGCCTCCGCTCATTGGGCTGGACGGAAGAAGGCAAGCGACTGGTGGTCAACTCGACGGGCCGCAAGTGGGAGTTCACGTTCACCACGCTGGTGACGTTCGGCGGCGCATTCTTCGCCTCGTTCCCGCTGTTCTATTCAACGAGTTTCGGCGGCGCATACTGGCTGTGGATGATTATCCTCTTCTCGTTCGTGCTGCAGGCAGTCAGCTACGAGTTCCAGAATAAGCTGGGCAACCTGCTCGGTCCGAAGACTTTCCAGTTCTTCCTCGTGTTGAACGGAATTCTCGGTCCGCTGCTCCTGGGCGGTGCCGTGGCAACCTTCTTCGAAGGCTCTAATTTCATCGTCGCAAAAGACAATATGATTGATGCTACGGCGATTACGCCAATCATATCGCGCTGGGCAAATGCCTCGCACGGACTCGATGCCCTGCTCAATCCGTGGGTGCTCGTCTTCGGAGTGGCAGTGGTCTTCTTGGCGCGCGTGCTGGGAATCCTCTATGTGATGAACAACGTCAATGATGAGGATATCCGCTCACGAGGCTCCGCGCGCCTCATCGGAGTGGCAACGCCGTTCGTCATTCTCTTCGTGGCATACCTCATCCATCTGCTGGAGAAGGACGGCTACGCCTACGACCCAGCGACGGGCGTCATCTTCATGGAACCGTCAAAATATCTTCACAACTTCTTGGATATGTGGTATCTGACAATCGTCCTGCTGGTTGGCGTGGTGCTCGTGCTCTTTGGCATAGGCAAGACCGTCTTCTCGAAGAACTATTACAAAGGCATATGGCCCGCAGGCATCGGTACGGTGCTCGTCGTGCTCGTCCTCTTGCTCTGCGCAGGATGGAACAATACGGCGTATTATCCATCTACCGCCGACTTGCAGTCGTCACTCACCATCCAAAACTCGTGCAGTTCGGAGTTCACTCTTCGCACCATGGCAATCGTGTCGCTCTTCATCCCGTTCGTGCTCGCCTACATCATCTATGCGTGGCGCTCCATCGACAAGAAGAAACTCGACAAAAAAGAGATTGAAGAAGGAGAGGCTTATTGA
- a CDS encoding TetR/AcrR family transcriptional regulator, with the protein MSISKTRQKLVDVARQLFAMKGMENTTMNDIAVASGKGRRTLYTYFKSKEDVYYAVIESELERLSEKMDEVAARKITPQEKIIELIYTHLNMIKETVVRNGNLRAEFFRNIWMVEKVRKNFDLYESEILRKVFAEGKADGVFDIENVNLVADITHYCIKGLEVPYIYGRLSHGMTEEAAKPQVAKFVYGALGKSRIDKTTNN; encoded by the coding sequence ATGTCGATATCAAAAACGAGGCAGAAATTGGTGGATGTCGCCCGACAGCTCTTTGCCATGAAGGGCATGGAGAATACGACGATGAATGATATAGCGGTCGCTTCAGGGAAGGGGCGTCGAACGCTCTATACCTATTTCAAGAGTAAAGAAGACGTTTACTATGCTGTGATTGAGTCGGAATTGGAGCGTCTTTCCGAGAAGATGGACGAAGTGGCAGCGCGTAAAATCACCCCTCAGGAAAAGATTATCGAACTGATTTACACCCATCTCAACATGATTAAGGAGACCGTTGTGCGCAACGGAAACCTGCGTGCAGAATTCTTCCGCAACATCTGGATGGTGGAGAAGGTGCGCAAGAATTTCGACCTTTATGAATCGGAGATTCTTCGGAAGGTGTTTGCTGAAGGGAAGGCCGACGGTGTGTTCGACATTGAGAATGTCAACCTCGTGGCAGACATCACGCACTATTGTATTAAGGGCTTGGAAGTGCCATACATCTATGGCCGCTTGTCGCACGGCATGACCGAAGAGGCAGCCAAGCCGCAGGTCGCCAAGTTCGTTTACGGTGCTTTGGGAAAGAGCAGAATAGATAAGACAACAAATAATTAA
- a CDS encoding GDSL-type esterase/lipase family protein — protein MKHLRLNSLLLFLGLLISSYVSAQPFDFKPFKHYNERMAEFRRQAPITSMDIVMLGNSLTENGGDWNKLLETSHIRNRGISGDVAMGIYKRLDTILSGKPRAIFLLVGTNDVSHQLTPKQVFERCVAVIEKIRTDAPAVRLYVQSLLPFNDIYGRWKLLEGKLDDIPEINRLLSAYCEEHEITFINLFPKFVRHGTNELRKELTSDGLHLTPIGYKIWAFELRKYIQELDMLLMLDTFKLEP, from the coding sequence ATGAAGCATCTTAGATTGAACAGCCTCCTCCTTTTTCTGGGGTTGTTAATATCGTCCTACGTGTCGGCTCAGCCGTTCGATTTCAAACCATTCAAGCATTATAACGAGCGAATGGCGGAATTTCGTCGTCAGGCGCCTATAACTTCCATGGATATTGTGATGCTGGGCAACAGTTTGACAGAGAACGGAGGTGACTGGAACAAGCTGCTTGAGACGAGCCATATTCGTAACCGTGGTATCTCCGGCGATGTGGCTATGGGCATCTATAAACGTTTGGACACGATTCTTTCAGGAAAACCTCGTGCCATATTCCTGCTGGTAGGAACGAATGATGTCAGTCATCAGCTTACTCCGAAGCAGGTTTTTGAGCGATGTGTGGCGGTGATAGAGAAGATTCGGACAGACGCACCCGCCGTGCGCCTTTACGTTCAGAGTCTGCTGCCTTTCAATGATATTTACGGCCGTTGGAAACTTTTGGAAGGGAAACTGGATGATATTCCGGAAATCAACCGTCTGCTTTCAGCCTATTGTGAGGAGCACGAAATCACGTTTATCAATCTTTTTCCGAAGTTTGTTCGGCATGGCACCAACGAACTGCGTAAAGAACTGACCAGCGATGGGCTCCATCTCACGCCTATTGGATATAAGATTTGGGCTTTCGAGTTGCGAAAATACATTCAGGAGCTGGACATGCTGCTGATGCTGGACACCTTTAAGTTGGAGCCTTGA
- a CDS encoding peptidylprolyl isomerase encodes MKKLIGILFLMAVVTSAYAQDDRHEVQFLTNKGRIRVVLYNETPQHRDNFLRLVREGYYDGVLFHRVINRFMVQTGDSATRNLQEGEPIPDLLEAYKVPAEIKYPQFFHKRGALAAAREGDNVNPERASSMSQFYIVYGRIFSDAKLDRVQERVSKATNGTVVFTPEIRNVYKTIGGTPHLDGQYTVFGEVIEGMDVVEDIEFVKTDSTDRPIEDVRIINAKVVK; translated from the coding sequence ATGAAAAAACTGATAGGCATATTATTCCTCATGGCGGTCGTGACATCTGCCTATGCGCAGGACGACCGCCACGAGGTGCAGTTCCTCACGAACAAGGGGCGCATACGCGTCGTGCTCTACAATGAGACGCCGCAACATCGCGACAACTTCCTGCGACTGGTGCGCGAGGGCTATTACGATGGTGTGCTCTTCCATCGCGTCATCAACCGCTTCATGGTTCAGACAGGCGATTCCGCCACGCGCAATCTGCAAGAAGGCGAGCCGATACCCGACCTCCTCGAAGCCTATAAAGTGCCGGCGGAAATCAAGTACCCGCAGTTCTTTCATAAGCGTGGGGCACTGGCAGCAGCGCGCGAGGGCGACAACGTGAACCCCGAACGGGCATCATCCATGAGCCAGTTCTATATCGTTTACGGACGCATCTTCAGCGATGCCAAGCTCGACAGGGTGCAAGAACGCGTGAGCAAGGCAACAAACGGCACCGTCGTCTTTACGCCCGAAATTCGAAATGTGTATAAGACCATCGGCGGCACACCCCATCTCGACGGACAATACACCGTCTTCGGCGAAGTCATCGAGGGTATGGACGTTGTGGAAGACATCGAATTTGTCAAGACCGACAGCACCGACCGCCCCATAGAAGATGTGCGCATCATCAACGCCAAGGTCGTGAAATAA
- a CDS encoding cytochrome ubiquinol oxidase subunit I, producing the protein MTNFLLNVDAGMIDWARAQFALTAIYHWLFVPLTLGLAVVMGIMETCYYRTKKPFWRDAAKFWQKLFGINFAMGVATGIILEFEFGTNWSNYSWFVGDIFGAPLAVEGIIAFFMESTFIAVMFFGWKKVSAGFHLASTWLTGLGATISAWWILVANSWMQYPVGCEFNPDTMRNEMVSFFEVALSPFAVNKFLHTVTSAWIIGAVFTVAVSCYYLLRKREQRLAIESIKIGSIVGLVASLLTAVTGDTSAYMVAKVQPMKLAAMEALYDGGKDQPLTIVSAVNPFSQPDYEKGGEPALKIAVPNVLSFLATHDFHGFVPGVNDIIKGGYKNAKGEIEPSLEEKIKRGQEAITALGEYRQSKANYKGKEMSDEVKAELQEKSDFIKANMKYFGYGYIKSADQIVPFIPINFWAFRLMVGLGTIFILFFMVTLFIVYRKDITTAKWLQICGIILLPLAYIASESGWLVAEFGRQPWTIQDMLPTWAAVSDLSSNSVALTFFIFLALFTTLLAVEINILCKQIKKGPEYSES; encoded by the coding sequence ATGACAAATTTCTTATTAAATGTAGATGCCGGGATGATTGATTGGGCGCGCGCCCAGTTTGCGCTGACTGCAATCTATCACTGGCTGTTCGTTCCTCTGACACTCGGACTTGCGGTTGTCATGGGAATCATGGAAACCTGCTACTATCGCACGAAGAAGCCCTTCTGGAGGGATGCGGCAAAGTTCTGGCAGAAACTCTTCGGTATCAATTTCGCCATGGGCGTGGCTACGGGAATCATTCTCGAGTTTGAGTTCGGAACAAACTGGAGCAACTATTCGTGGTTCGTGGGCGACATCTTCGGCGCTCCGCTCGCTGTAGAGGGAATTATTGCGTTCTTCATGGAATCGACATTCATTGCCGTGATGTTCTTCGGATGGAAGAAGGTGTCGGCAGGGTTCCATCTCGCTTCAACCTGGCTCACGGGCTTGGGGGCCACCATCTCTGCGTGGTGGATTCTGGTGGCAAACTCTTGGATGCAGTATCCGGTGGGATGTGAGTTCAATCCCGACACGATGCGCAACGAGATGGTGAGCTTCTTTGAAGTGGCATTGTCGCCCTTTGCCGTCAATAAGTTCTTGCACACAGTGACCTCGGCATGGATTATCGGAGCCGTCTTCACCGTTGCGGTGAGCTGCTACTACCTTTTGAGGAAGCGTGAGCAGCGGTTGGCTATCGAAAGCATCAAGATTGGAAGCATTGTCGGATTGGTTGCCTCTCTGCTGACAGCTGTTACCGGTGATACTTCTGCCTATATGGTTGCCAAAGTGCAGCCGATGAAGTTGGCAGCAATGGAAGCTTTGTACGACGGAGGTAAAGACCAGCCGCTCACCATCGTCTCTGCGGTCAACCCGTTCTCGCAGCCTGACTATGAGAAGGGTGGGGAGCCGGCACTGAAGATTGCCGTTCCGAACGTTCTGTCGTTCCTGGCAACGCACGACTTCCACGGATTCGTCCCTGGTGTGAACGATATCATTAAAGGCGGTTATAAGAATGCGAAAGGAGAGATAGAACCGTCGCTTGAGGAGAAAATCAAGCGCGGACAGGAGGCGATTACCGCTCTCGGAGAGTATCGTCAGTCGAAAGCGAACTACAAAGGAAAGGAGATGAGCGACGAGGTCAAGGCTGAATTGCAGGAGAAGAGCGACTTCATCAAAGCCAACATGAAGTATTTCGGATACGGATACATCAAGTCGGCTGACCAGATTGTGCCGTTCATCCCCATCAATTTCTGGGCGTTCCGCCTGATGGTAGGCTTGGGAACCATCTTTATCCTCTTCTTCATGGTGACCCTCTTTATCGTCTATCGAAAAGACATTACTACGGCGAAGTGGCTGCAGATCTGCGGAATCATCCTGCTGCCTCTCGCATACATTGCCAGCGAGTCGGGCTGGTTGGTGGCAGAGTTCGGCCGTCAGCCGTGGACCATTCAGGACATGCTGCCCACATGGGCTGCGGTGTCAGACTTGAGCTCGAACTCAGTGGCACTGACGTTCTTCATCTTCCTCGCACTCTTCACGACACTTCTTGCAGTGGAAATCAATATTCTCTGCAAACAAATCAAGAAGGGACCGGAATATTCTGAAAGTTAA
- a CDS encoding LemA family protein, translating to MIAIILVGVLVLLVLWCISLYNNLVRMRNNRENAFANIDVQLKQRHDLIPQLVATVKGYAEHEKEVFMRVTEARSAAMNATTINEKVQAENALSSALSGLKISLENYPELKANQNFLQLQSEISDVENKLAAVRRNFNSATKELNNAVETFPSSIFAKMFGFKREPMFEVPQEERATLDKAPEIKF from the coding sequence ATGATAGCAATTATTTTAGTAGGAGTATTAGTGCTCCTTGTTTTATGGTGTATCAGTCTTTACAATAATCTGGTGCGTATGCGGAACAACCGTGAGAATGCTTTTGCGAATATTGATGTTCAGCTGAAGCAGCGTCACGATTTGATTCCCCAGTTGGTTGCAACGGTAAAGGGTTATGCGGAGCATGAGAAAGAAGTTTTTATGCGTGTGACGGAAGCCCGTTCGGCTGCGATGAATGCTACGACAATCAACGAGAAGGTGCAGGCAGAGAATGCGCTTTCGAGTGCCTTGTCGGGTTTGAAAATTTCGTTGGAAAACTATCCGGAGTTGAAAGCCAACCAGAATTTCTTGCAGTTGCAGTCAGAGATTTCCGACGTAGAGAATAAACTGGCGGCAGTTCGTCGTAATTTCAATTCAGCGACCAAGGAATTGAACAATGCGGTAGAGACTTTCCCGTCAAGCATTTTTGCCAAGATGTTCGGCTTCAAGCGCGAGCCGATGTTTGAGGTTCCACAGGAGGAACGTGCGACATTGGATAAGGCGCCCGAAATCAAGTTCTGA
- a CDS encoding DMT family transporter has product MTPNKQITGSKVFFHIVAFIIVTIWGSTLISSKVLLQDGMREDEIFFARMVIAYIAILFISPKKLWADSWQDELWMVGLGLTGGSMYFISENYALQYTLANNVSFIVAASPLITTLLALAFTKGMKATKSLIFGSVLALVGVAIVIFFGKGSCGKVEFNLLGDLLAVVSSFCFGLYCLMLKKFSNRYDPVFITRKVFAYGLLTTLPIFIFMPWQFEFSRFWEPTILFNLLFLGIVASFACFLLWSVATKKLGAVLTANYIYLSPVATIVVSWLVLDERMTFMGWVGSALILMGVILANENCKES; this is encoded by the coding sequence ATGACGCCAAATAAACAGATAACAGGCAGCAAAGTTTTCTTCCACATCGTTGCGTTTATCATAGTTACAATATGGGGAAGCACGCTTATCAGCAGCAAGGTTCTTTTGCAGGACGGTATGCGCGAGGACGAGATTTTCTTCGCCCGTATGGTTATTGCCTATATTGCCATCCTTTTTATTTCGCCGAAGAAATTATGGGCAGACAGCTGGCAGGATGAGCTATGGATGGTCGGTTTGGGACTGACCGGCGGTTCGATGTATTTCATTTCAGAGAACTATGCACTGCAATACACGTTGGCGAACAATGTCAGTTTCATTGTTGCCGCCTCGCCATTGATAACCACGCTGCTGGCTTTGGCATTTACGAAGGGGATGAAAGCCACGAAATCGCTCATTTTCGGTTCGGTTCTCGCCCTTGTTGGAGTGGCTATCGTCATCTTTTTCGGCAAGGGAAGCTGCGGAAAGGTGGAGTTCAATCTGCTCGGTGACCTGCTGGCTGTGGTTTCATCCTTCTGTTTCGGTCTTTATTGCTTGATGCTGAAGAAGTTCAGCAACCGCTACGACCCTGTGTTTATCACGCGTAAAGTCTTTGCCTACGGGCTGCTGACCACACTACCGATTTTCATTTTCATGCCTTGGCAGTTTGAGTTCTCGCGTTTTTGGGAGCCAACGATTCTCTTCAACCTGCTGTTCCTTGGCATTGTAGCGTCATTTGCCTGCTTCCTTTTGTGGAGTGTGGCGACGAAAAAACTCGGTGCCGTGCTCACTGCCAATTACATCTATCTGAGTCCCGTCGCCACGATTGTGGTCAGTTGGCTGGTGCTCGACGAACGCATGACTTTCATGGGATGGGTCGGCAGTGCCCTGATTTTAATGGGCGTCATCCTTGCCAACGAAAATTGCAAGGAGTCTTAA
- the fabG gene encoding 3-oxoacyl-[acyl-carrier-protein] reductase gives MGLLTGKTALITGAARGIGKGIALKFAAEGANIAFTDLEENKETEMEIAALGVKAKSYASNAADFAQTEEVVNKVHEEFGSIDILVNNAGITKDGLMMRMTEQQWDAVIAVNLKSAFNFIHAVTPIMMRQKSGSIINMASVVGVHGNAGQSNYAASKAGLIALAKSIGQELGSRGVRANAIAPGFIETAMTAQLSEEIREEWKKKIPLRRGGTVEDIANVATFLASDLSSYVTGQVIQVDGGMNM, from the coding sequence ATGGGACTATTAACTGGAAAAACGGCTCTGATTACGGGAGCTGCCCGTGGAATCGGGAAAGGTATCGCATTGAAATTTGCCGCAGAAGGCGCTAATATTGCGTTTACAGACCTTGAAGAGAACAAAGAAACAGAGATGGAAATAGCAGCTTTGGGCGTAAAGGCGAAGAGCTATGCCAGCAATGCTGCCGACTTCGCACAGACCGAAGAAGTGGTCAACAAAGTGCACGAGGAGTTTGGAAGTATTGACATTCTCGTCAATAATGCAGGTATCACCAAGGATGGACTGATGATGCGTATGACCGAGCAGCAGTGGGATGCCGTGATAGCTGTCAATCTGAAGTCGGCTTTCAACTTCATCCATGCCGTAACGCCTATCATGATGCGCCAGAAGAGCGGTTCTATCATCAATATGGCGAGCGTGGTTGGTGTGCATGGCAATGCCGGTCAGTCCAACTATGCTGCTTCCAAGGCAGGTCTGATTGCTTTGGCTAAGAGTATCGGTCAGGAACTGGGCAGTCGCGGTGTGCGTGCCAATGCCATTGCACCAGGCTTTATTGAAACAGCCATGACCGCACAACTCTCTGAGGAGATTCGCGAAGAGTGGAAAAAGAAGATTCCTCTTCGTCGTGGCGGTACGGTGGAAGACATTGCCAACGTGGCGACATTCCTTGCCAGCGACCTTTCTTCATACGTTACCGGACAAGTTATCCAGGTCGATGGCGGTATGAATATGTAA
- a CDS encoding DUF4492 domain-containing protein: MKKTGFLYRAYDLYVDGFRNMKLGKTLWAIILIKLFIMFFVLKLFFFPNFLSKNAPEGDKAGFVSGEMLERADVP, encoded by the coding sequence ATGAAAAAGACTGGTTTTCTTTATCGGGCATACGACCTGTACGTGGATGGTTTCCGCAATATGAAGCTTGGGAAAACGTTGTGGGCAATCATTCTCATCAAACTTTTCATTATGTTTTTTGTGCTGAAACTGTTCTTCTTTCCGAACTTTTTGAGCAAGAATGCACCCGAAGGTGACAAGGCGGGCTTCGTCTCCGGGGAGATGCTGGAGCGGGCAGATGTGCCATAG
- a CDS encoding lytic transglycosylase domain-containing protein, translated as MSKKFRVVFLSLLMLTVLPFTASADDGLSDFDWNPVMDAIIEVESKGNPNARCGIWCGVLQISPALVTECNNILKRSNSSKRYTLKDRFNVEKSKEMFVLIQSYYNPKNSVEKAIRMWNGGIGYSVKRTQRYYEKVMRLMD; from the coding sequence ATGAGTAAAAAATTTAGAGTAGTATTTTTAAGTTTATTGATGTTGACAGTATTACCATTTACAGCATCGGCTGATGATGGTTTGTCAGATTTTGATTGGAATCCAGTGATGGATGCGATTATTGAAGTAGAGAGTAAGGGAAACCCCAATGCCCGTTGTGGAATTTGGTGTGGAGTACTGCAGATAAGTCCGGCATTAGTGACGGAATGTAACAATATTCTGAAGCGGTCTAACAGTTCAAAGCGTTATACGTTGAAAGACCGTTTTAATGTAGAAAAGTCGAAAGAGATGTTTGTTCTCATTCAGTCTTACTACAATCCCAAGAATAGTGTGGAGAAAGCCATTCGTATGTGGAACGGTGGGATCGGTTATTCAGTGAAGCGTACCCAGCGTTATTATGAAAAGGTGATGCGTTTGATGGACTAA
- a CDS encoding S41 family peptidase: MKMWTMKLVKRKIFFRKGLVSKVLSVVCFLGFPALSVAQTSLTYQQVCADIDTMVSLIEQVHPDPYSRLSKKTFYKEVKKSKKQLQKGDISRLRAYMELSRLAALFKEGHFSVYSRNALFSAEEKGFPYLSLFHIEPQTHRLILKCDTVLGGISFLKGDELLKIDHLKAKKIVEKSLKYTFGERDFYRCTRAENDGTLQKWLYLNMPKNYYRIVMKTSSGTKTLMLKALNKKEIKEIQAKRPKEKDEAKEDKAWSYEMYNDSVMILHFNECVIEGFPEFLSEMFRQARTKNVRHLVIDNRYNDGGNSNASDEICRYLTDKPFIGCYRIVIRISEPVREFYRSYLKEYPQLSESIALPDTIMNEVMSLDDYQQPYADSLRFTGKVYLLNSHETFSSASWLAEVFKYYKLGIIVGEETGGMNISSGDIINTILPHTKMNLMLPYKMFYMIGAEDGSEIHGVLPDVPQPSEKAMDWVLKKICNK; this comes from the coding sequence ATGAAAATGTGGACGATGAAATTGGTGAAACGAAAAATCTTTTTCCGCAAAGGGCTTGTCTCTAAAGTCCTTTCCGTTGTGTGTTTTCTTGGTTTTCCTGCGCTTTCAGTGGCGCAGACATCGCTTACATACCAGCAAGTGTGTGCCGATATCGACACGATGGTTTCCCTTATCGAGCAGGTGCATCCAGACCCTTATAGCCGTCTCAGCAAGAAGACATTTTATAAGGAGGTAAAAAAGTCGAAGAAACAACTGCAAAAAGGTGATATCTCCCGCCTTCGGGCATACATGGAACTCTCCCGTTTGGCAGCACTTTTTAAGGAGGGACACTTCAGTGTCTACTCGCGAAATGCATTGTTTTCAGCTGAGGAAAAAGGTTTTCCATATTTATCACTGTTTCATATAGAGCCCCAAACACATCGGCTTATACTCAAATGTGATACGGTCTTGGGCGGTATTTCATTTTTAAAAGGTGATGAATTACTGAAAATTGATCATTTAAAGGCAAAGAAAATCGTAGAAAAGAGCCTTAAATATACTTTTGGTGAACGCGATTTTTACCGCTGTACGCGGGCAGAAAACGATGGGACGCTTCAAAAATGGCTTTATCTGAACATGCCAAAGAATTATTATCGCATAGTAATGAAAACGAGTAGTGGTACAAAAACACTCATGTTGAAAGCACTGAATAAAAAAGAGATAAAGGAAATACAGGCAAAACGACCTAAGGAAAAAGATGAAGCAAAGGAAGATAAAGCATGGAGTTACGAAATGTACAACGACTCCGTGATGATTCTCCATTTCAATGAGTGCGTGATAGAAGGATTTCCTGAATTCCTGAGTGAAATGTTCCGTCAAGCCCGTACGAAAAATGTGCGCCATCTCGTAATTGATAACCGTTATAATGATGGCGGAAACTCTAATGCTTCTGATGAGATATGTCGTTATTTGACCGATAAACCTTTTATTGGTTGTTATAGAATTGTGATACGGATATCTGAACCTGTGCGAGAGTTCTATCGTTCTTATTTAAAAGAATATCCACAATTAAGCGAGAGCATAGCGTTGCCTGATACCATTATGAATGAAGTGATGTCTTTAGATGATTACCAGCAACCTTATGCAGACAGTCTTCGTTTTACAGGAAAAGTATATTTGCTCAATAGCCACGAAACCTTTTCTTCTGCAAGTTGGCTTGCAGAAGTTTTCAAATATTACAAATTAGGTATAATTGTAGGTGAAGAAACTGGTGGAATGAACATTTCTTCAGGAGATATCATTAATACGATACTTCCACATACAAAAATGAATTTGATGCTTCCGTACAAGATGTTTTATATGATAGGTGCTGAAGATGGCAGTGAGATTCATGGTGTTTTGCCTGATGTTCCTCAGCCGTCAGAAAAGGCAATGGATTGGGTTTTGAAGAAAATCTGTAATAAATAA
- a CDS encoding M48 family metallopeptidase, with protein sequence MKYVGMQTQIRRNNRLSVLLLLLFPVIILGMVWVFLALLNYFGNGYYNQYGELVHSLDVETVNYYFVTTIPWVILGVAVWFGIAYFMNASMVRRATGARPLTRKENPRVYNIVENLCMTCGMDMPQINVVDDPQLNAFASGIDKGSYTVTVTTGLTELLTDEELSGVIGHELTHIRNRDTRLLITSIIFVGIISTVMSLTVRMMNNMILFGGGSSRRDGKGNGLSVIVIMLIGLICCAVAYVFTLLTRFAISRKREYMADAGGAELCGNPLALASALRKISDNPGLTDVNRDDVAQLFIVHPQGLTQGFMNFFSSLFSTHPDTAKRIEILEQF encoded by the coding sequence ATGAAGTATGTAGGAATGCAGACGCAGATCAGGCGCAACAACAGGCTCAGCGTGTTGTTGCTCCTCTTGTTCCCTGTCATTATTTTAGGCATGGTATGGGTTTTTCTTGCGTTGCTGAACTATTTTGGAAACGGATATTACAATCAGTATGGCGAATTGGTTCACAGTCTTGATGTTGAGACGGTTAACTATTATTTTGTAACAACCATCCCGTGGGTCATACTTGGAGTCGCTGTTTGGTTCGGCATTGCTTATTTCATGAATGCCTCGATGGTGCGGCGCGCAACAGGTGCCCGTCCGTTGACCCGCAAGGAGAATCCCCGTGTATATAATATTGTGGAGAATCTGTGCATGACCTGTGGGATGGATATGCCTCAAATCAATGTGGTAGATGACCCACAGTTGAATGCCTTTGCCAGTGGTATTGACAAAGGAAGCTATACTGTGACCGTAACGACAGGCTTGACGGAGCTTTTGACCGACGAGGAACTCTCGGGTGTGATTGGACATGAGTTGACACACATCCGCAATCGCGACACCCGATTGCTCATAACGAGTATCATCTTTGTGGGAATCATCTCAACGGTGATGAGTTTGACTGTGAGGATGATGAACAATATGATTTTGTTTGGCGGCGGCAGCAGCCGCCGTGATGGAAAGGGCAACGGATTGTCCGTGATTGTTATCATGTTGATTGGTCTGATTTGTTGTGCCGTTGCTTATGTCTTTACGCTGTTAACCCGTTTTGCCATATCTCGTAAACGGGAATATATGGCAGACGCCGGTGGTGCAGAGTTGTGCGGCAACCCATTAGCATTGGCTTCGGCGTTGCGTAAGATTTCCGACAACCCAGGGTTGACAGACGTGAATCGTGACGATGTGGCGCAGTTGTTTATTGTTCATCCACAGGGGCTGACACAAGGATTCATGAATTTTTTCAGTTCATTGTTCAGTACCCATCCCGATACGGCAAAGCGAATAGAAATTCTGGAACAATTCTGA